In one Epinephelus lanceolatus isolate andai-2023 chromosome 19, ASM4190304v1, whole genome shotgun sequence genomic region, the following are encoded:
- the crhbp gene encoding corticotropin-releasing factor-binding protein, whose amino-acid sequence MRVMERTFREQLFFLVLCLSVLKGDSRYIENNEISKDELYSFFNSELKREIPEELLYRRPLRCLDMVAVEGLFTFTAERPQLSCAAFFMAEPNEVISVEYDNVDIDCRGGDFITVFDGWVMKGEKFPSSQDHLLPLYERYVDYCDSGSLRRSVRSSQNVAMVFFRIHNAGSSFTLTVRKHINPFPCNVISQSPEGSYTMVIPQQHRNCSFSIIYPVEIDVSEFSLGHYNSFPKRSMPGCAESGDFVQLLGGNGIDTSKLLPITDLCISFTGPTHMKIGCDNTVVRMVSSGKFVSRVSFSYRLLDSQELQKIKLNNVEDFCFNN is encoded by the exons ATGCGCGTTATGGAGCGCACTTTCCGAGAGCAGCTCTTCTTTCTGGTGTTGTGCCTGTCTGTCCTCAAAGGAGACTCTAGATATATCGAG aACAACGAGATCTCAAAAGATGaattatattcattttttaactCGGAACTCAAGAGAGAAATACCTGAGGAGTTACTGTACCGCCGACCTTTAC GTTGTCTGGACATGGTTGCAGTGGAGGGTCTGTTCACCTTCACAGCAGAGCGTCCTCAGCTCAGCTGTGCTGCTTTCTTCATGGCAGAGCCCAACGAAGTGATCAGCGTGGAATATGACAATGTTGACATCGATTGCAGGGGAGGAGACTTCATCACG GTGTTTGATGGCTGGGTGATGAAAGGAGAGAAGTTCCCCAGCTCCCAGGATCACCTGCTGCCTCTCTACGAGCGCTATGTGGATTACTGTGACTCGGGATCACTGAGGAGAAGCGTGCGCTCCTCTCAGAATGTGGCCATGGTCTTCTTCCGCATTCACAACGCCGGCAGCAGCTTCACGTTGACAGTCAGGAAACACATCAATCCTTTCC CCTGTAATGTCATCTCCCAGTCACCAGAGGGCAGTTACACAATGGTGATCCCGCAGCAGCACAGAAACTGCAGCTTCTCCATCATATATCCAGTGGAGATCGACGTCTCTGAGTTCAGCCTGGGACATTACAACAGCTTTCCCAAG AGGTCCATGCCAGGCTGTGCAGAATCAGGAGATTTTGTGCAGTTGCTCGGAGGAAACGGCATCGACACATCGAAGCTGCTGCCCATCACAGACCTCTGCATTTCCTTCACTGGACCCA CCCACATGAAGATTGGCTGTGATAACACAGTGGTGAGGATGGTGTCCAGTGGGAAGTTTGTCAGCCGAGTGTCTTTCAGCTACAGACTACTGGACAGCCAGGAGCTGCAGAAGATTAAACTCAACAATGTAGAGGATTTCTGTTTCAATAACTGA